From Virgibacillus ihumii, the proteins below share one genomic window:
- a CDS encoding 5-bromo-4-chloroindolyl phosphate hydrolysis family protein, protein MMKLVGSFLLRSTAGLFGYFIIWPISFFAFEQAFLLSVLYALVGGGSVFFAVKGVQRGIDIKRSGLKVGEYRYITKNLKEAKKKISRLQKVLFRIRNFRDARQNLLLMQTVRKIYTNTKKEPERFYKAERFYYKNLDSLVEIAEKYTYLLAAACKKR, encoded by the coding sequence ATGATGAAGCTAGTGGGGTCTTTTCTATTGCGCAGTACAGCCGGCCTGTTTGGTTATTTCATTATTTGGCCGATCAGTTTCTTTGCATTCGAACAAGCTTTTCTTCTTTCAGTATTGTATGCTCTTGTTGGAGGGGGATCTGTTTTCTTTGCCGTTAAAGGTGTGCAACGGGGAATAGATATAAAAAGAAGTGGATTGAAGGTAGGAGAGTACCGTTATATCACGAAAAATTTAAAAGAAGCAAAAAAGAAAATTTCACGTCTGCAAAAAGTCTTATTTCGCATACGAAACTTTAGGGATGCAAGACAGAATTTACTTCTAATGCAGACCGTGCGTAAAATTTATACGAATACTAAAAAAGAACCGGAACGTTTTTACAAGGCAGAACGATTTTATTATAAAAACCTGGACTCTCTTGTGGAAATAGCAGAAAAATATACTTATTTGCTAGCAGCAGCCTGCAAAAAACGCTGA
- a CDS encoding toxic anion resistance protein, with the protein MSENTERKRDAMDDLLANPFGEQNQKKPSTESMENKNDKLVDTLSEEDRKKAMDLSEQIDPENYQSITEYGTEAQSKLMNFSHSMLDNVKNKDVGDISSILTDLMKRLEQVNPDELRQEKCGLFSRFFGKVSGSVNEIMSKYQKTGAQIDKISVKLERSKDVLEKDNHMLQDMFDKNHDYFDALNIYIAAGEVKREELINTTIPQLKQKAERTQNQMDTQEVNDVMQFAERLDKRLHDLKLSKQITLQTAPQIRLIQNTNQALVEKIQSSILTSIPLWKNQIAIALTLLRQQNAVEAQKEVSKTTNELLLKNSDMLKTNTIETAKENERGVVDIETLKTTQENLLSTIEETMRIQTEGREKRKQAEEEITGMENEMKQKLLELGKNRS; encoded by the coding sequence ATGAGTGAAAACACAGAACGTAAACGCGATGCCATGGATGACTTATTAGCCAACCCATTTGGTGAACAAAATCAAAAGAAACCATCAACGGAAAGCATGGAGAATAAAAACGATAAATTAGTGGATACATTAAGCGAAGAGGATCGGAAAAAAGCGATGGATTTGTCTGAGCAAATTGATCCTGAAAATTATCAGTCTATTACGGAATATGGAACAGAAGCACAGTCAAAACTGATGAATTTTTCCCATTCGATGCTTGATAATGTAAAGAATAAGGATGTAGGTGACATTAGCTCTATTTTAACGGATTTAATGAAAAGACTGGAACAAGTCAATCCGGATGAATTGCGGCAGGAAAAATGCGGCTTATTCTCCCGTTTTTTCGGAAAAGTTTCCGGTTCAGTTAATGAAATAATGTCCAAATATCAAAAAACTGGTGCGCAAATTGATAAAATCAGTGTTAAATTGGAGCGAAGCAAAGATGTATTAGAAAAAGACAATCATATGCTGCAGGACATGTTTGATAAAAACCATGATTACTTTGATGCCTTAAACATTTATATCGCAGCAGGTGAGGTAAAAAGAGAGGAACTAATCAATACAACCATCCCTCAATTAAAACAAAAGGCTGAGCGGACCCAAAATCAAATGGATACGCAAGAAGTCAATGATGTTATGCAATTTGCAGAACGGCTTGATAAACGGCTGCATGATTTAAAGCTGAGCAAACAAATTACGTTGCAAACCGCCCCGCAAATTCGCTTGATTCAAAATACCAATCAGGCGTTAGTGGAAAAAATTCAATCCTCGATTTTAACATCCATTCCACTTTGGAAAAATCAAATTGCTATTGCACTTACACTGCTTCGCCAGCAAAATGCTGTGGAGGCTCAGAAAGAAGTATCTAAGACAACAAATGAATTGCTGCTGAAAAATTCGGATATGCTTAAAACCAACACAATTGAAACTGCAAAAGAAAATGAGCGTGGTGTGGTAGATATAGAAACATTAAAAACAACGCAGGAAAACTTGCTATCAACCATTGAAGAAACAATGCGTATTCAAACAGAAGGACGTGAAAAACGGAAACAGGCAGAAGAGGAAATAACAGGGATGGAGAATGAAATGAAGCAAAAACTTCTGGAACTTGGAAAAAATCGTTCATAA
- a CDS encoding IS1182 family transposase — MFKHYNMNQVVLPLDLEIKLQEDDIAYAVNDIVEAIPDDAFINFLRDTGCPAYHPRMMMKIILCAYTQSVFSGRKVEGLLNDSVRMMWLAQGYEPSYRTINRFRVHPEVKELLRQCFVQFRCQLVQEEQIDEEAIFMDGTKIEANANKYTFVWRKAIEKYSANLVEKSNQMYDELLEKEIIPEIERESADELSTDELEKVVEKLDENVEAYNKKIEASEDGSERKRLRSERKTPKQYRKQFKDYVARKQKYQQDMETFGTRNSYSKTDHDATFMRMKDDHMRNGQLKAGYNVQLATEGQYALAYDVFPNPTDTRTFIPFLDHIEERFFKLPTYIVADAGYGSEQNYEDVIENRKRTPLITYNQYRKEKKKKYKENAFNVANWEYSEENDTFTCPNGKRLTFRYMSNRTDRYGYTRTFKVYECEDCSGCPLRSQCTKAKEGHNRRIYYNQKWEQQKAYTRQQLSEKETGEIYGKRKIEVEPVFGFLKANLRFTRFSVRGKEKVENELGFAFMAVNLRKYTAMNVNQPTDHKNNPNQNGSDHQQSMIGTIFKLFLASYVPASFISQKYLLVMVPGIICVS, encoded by the coding sequence ATGTTTAAACATTATAACATGAATCAAGTGGTTTTGCCGTTAGATTTAGAAATAAAACTTCAAGAAGATGATATTGCTTACGCTGTGAATGACATAGTGGAAGCTATTCCGGATGATGCATTCATTAACTTTTTACGTGACACTGGTTGTCCAGCTTATCATCCACGCATGATGATGAAAATTATTTTATGTGCTTACACGCAATCTGTTTTCTCTGGCAGAAAGGTGGAAGGATTACTGAACGATAGTGTACGTATGATGTGGTTAGCCCAGGGATATGAGCCGAGTTATCGCACCATCAATCGATTCCGTGTTCATCCAGAGGTCAAAGAACTATTGCGTCAGTGCTTCGTGCAATTTCGTTGTCAGCTTGTACAGGAAGAACAGATAGATGAAGAAGCGATTTTTATGGACGGAACCAAAATCGAAGCGAATGCCAATAAGTATACATTTGTTTGGCGTAAAGCGATTGAAAAATACAGTGCCAATTTGGTGGAGAAGTCCAACCAGATGTATGATGAACTATTGGAAAAAGAAATTATTCCGGAAATCGAACGGGAAAGCGCAGATGAGCTATCTACCGATGAGCTCGAAAAAGTAGTCGAAAAGCTGGATGAGAACGTTGAAGCCTATAATAAAAAAATCGAAGCAAGTGAAGATGGAAGCGAACGGAAACGGCTTCGCTCCGAACGCAAAACACCGAAACAATATCGTAAACAATTTAAGGATTACGTGGCACGCAAACAGAAATACCAGCAGGACATGGAAACCTTCGGAACACGCAACAGTTACTCCAAGACAGATCATGATGCCACGTTTATGCGAATGAAAGATGACCATATGAGAAATGGCCAACTGAAAGCAGGCTATAATGTGCAACTTGCGACAGAAGGACAATATGCGCTCGCTTATGATGTGTTTCCAAACCCGACAGATACACGTACATTCATTCCTTTTCTGGATCATATCGAGGAACGTTTCTTTAAGCTACCGACGTATATTGTCGCTGACGCAGGCTATGGAAGTGAACAAAACTACGAAGACGTCATCGAGAATCGGAAACGCACGCCACTGATTACGTATAACCAATACCGTAAAGAGAAGAAAAAGAAATATAAGGAAAACGCCTTTAATGTAGCCAATTGGGAATATAGCGAGGAAAATGATACCTTTACCTGTCCGAATGGTAAAAGATTAACCTTCCGCTATATGTCCAACCGAACAGACCGATATGGTTATACAAGGACATTTAAAGTTTATGAATGTGAAGACTGTTCCGGTTGTCCGTTACGATCCCAATGCACCAAAGCAAAGGAAGGCCATAACCGAAGAATTTATTATAACCAAAAGTGGGAGCAACAAAAAGCATATACGAGACAACAGCTTTCGGAAAAAGAAACTGGTGAAATTTACGGTAAACGTAAAATTGAGGTGGAACCAGTCTTCGGATTCTTGAAGGCTAATTTGCGTTTCACCCGTTTTTCTGTACGGGGCAAAGAGAAAGTGGAAAATGAATTAGGATTTGCATTCATGGCGGTGAACTTGCGAAAGTACACTGCCATGAACGTAAATCAACCAACAGATCATAAAAATAATCCAAATCAAAATGGTTCCGATCACCAACAATCGATGATCGGAACCATTTTTAAGTTATTTTTGGCTAGTTATGTCCCAGCCTCTTTTATTTCGCAAAAATATTTATTAGTTATGGTTCCGGGTATTATTTGCGTGTCATAA
- a CDS encoding beta-ketoacyl-[acyl-carrier-protein] synthase family protein, which produces MKIVCTGYGILAPKTTNIEEYLYNLKNGVCSLEVVDQEGPKGESNILGVVNEGLEEFKENKRINRLPKVTKMGISAAKEALQSADINLEGKKVGIFFGLSLGATGEKILRDGIQFVNDEDYRKIPITYAHYANYHSITSAIAHSIGVKGITKTISTGCTASLEAVEEAMLYLKSGKIDVAIVGGTDSPISKITTYSFAKTRVLPLNQTLEEGAVPFQEGSNGFAMAESSGAIVLEREEDAIDRSANIKGEIVDVVSNNDGIYIYSLDETGEQMINALQEVTGGRQPDYINSNALGIKLNDQIEKKCSELLFNNETPYTSIKSMYGNSFGAIGILQVISSLLSVQHGFIPPTIRTSKKGYETMNIPLETRFEDVNEVAVTNHGYGGNNACAYVKSYTE; this is translated from the coding sequence ATGAAAATAGTTTGTACCGGCTATGGTATCCTGGCTCCTAAGACAACAAATATTGAAGAGTACCTGTACAATTTAAAAAATGGTGTATGTTCACTTGAGGTTGTGGATCAGGAAGGACCAAAAGGGGAGTCCAATATTCTCGGTGTCGTTAATGAAGGCTTGGAAGAATTTAAAGAGAATAAGAGAATAAACAGACTTCCAAAAGTGACAAAAATGGGAATATCTGCAGCTAAGGAAGCCCTTCAATCGGCTGATATAAATTTAGAGGGTAAAAAAGTAGGAATTTTTTTCGGGTTGTCGCTTGGCGCAACCGGGGAAAAAATTCTTAGGGATGGCATTCAATTTGTGAATGATGAGGACTATAGAAAAATACCTATTACATATGCCCATTATGCCAATTATCACAGCATAACTTCCGCAATTGCCCATTCGATTGGGGTGAAGGGTATTACAAAAACCATTTCAACAGGATGTACGGCTAGTTTGGAAGCAGTTGAAGAGGCGATGCTTTATTTGAAAAGCGGAAAAATCGATGTGGCAATTGTTGGGGGAACCGATAGTCCGATCAGTAAAATAACTACGTATTCTTTTGCGAAAACAAGAGTTCTTCCGCTCAATCAGACGCTTGAAGAAGGGGCAGTTCCGTTTCAGGAGGGAAGTAATGGTTTTGCGATGGCAGAATCGTCAGGTGCGATTGTGCTGGAAAGAGAAGAAGATGCGATAGATAGATCGGCGAATATTAAAGGTGAGATTGTTGATGTCGTTTCGAATAATGACGGGATTTATATATATTCGCTGGATGAAACTGGCGAGCAGATGATAAACGCTTTACAAGAGGTTACAGGAGGCCGTCAGCCGGATTATATTAACAGTAATGCACTTGGAATAAAACTGAATGATCAGATTGAAAAAAAGTGTTCAGAGTTGCTGTTTAACAATGAAACACCGTATACTTCCATAAAGAGTATGTATGGAAATTCTTTCGGGGCAATTGGTATTTTACAGGTTATTTCTTCCCTTTTGAGTGTGCAGCATGGATTCATACCGCCAACTATTCGAACATCAAAAAAAGGTTATGAAACTATGAATATTCCTTTGGAAACAAGGTTCGAAGATGTAAATGAAGTTGCTGTTACCAACCATGGATATGGTGGAAATAATGCATGTGCTTATGTGAAAAGTTACACGGAATAA
- a CDS encoding sensor histidine kinase translates to MITGLLICTIGLIPLVLGLSIRAIYKESKVSSVLFIYMVLITVWQFNVGILYFGNVLPESVVLFLFKLFRAGPTLSIIVVFYLTYIFIKDQPAMLKETSGITRTLLKLFNKKVLVFFGIWSGLIYIINWTSLGIEGLRLQNTNSTTFIHFPEYGPLAWLYVVHMSSFIIFLLIVYIVSQKIANPNFKNFLRGFCLHSFIWLIVPGFLNFSPETGAIPSSIGVVIFSAAIVHEFIKFSTSLKDNYYQLMERQKKLDYTGNLAGSLIHEVKNTNQIIKGFSKSLNKCDTMTEQEKSSMEMIQKSSEHLGNLVNNYKAYMKSSDQEMKTEDLESIIGQAVDFSSSMSEENDVEIEFMNPYKQLTVYVNRTNLEQVFINLIKNSIEAMPVDRENRKITISTELDNGMIIIHLRDTGKGINPENWQSVFDPFISFGDRGMGMGLPFVKKTIIEHLGNVQIIESSPEGTHFQIELPLNGALNMN, encoded by the coding sequence ATGATTACAGGGCTGTTAATTTGCACGATAGGATTAATTCCGTTGGTTTTGGGTTTAAGTATCAGAGCTATCTATAAAGAATCAAAAGTTTCTTCCGTACTGTTTATATATATGGTTTTAATTACAGTTTGGCAATTTAATGTGGGAATTCTTTACTTTGGAAATGTTCTTCCTGAAAGTGTTGTTCTATTTTTATTTAAATTGTTCAGAGCAGGTCCAACACTTTCCATTATTGTTGTGTTTTATTTAACCTATATTTTTATTAAAGACCAGCCGGCCATGCTTAAGGAAACAAGTGGAATAACCAGAACACTGCTTAAGCTTTTTAATAAAAAAGTGCTGGTTTTCTTTGGTATTTGGAGTGGATTGATTTACATAATAAATTGGACGAGTTTAGGGATAGAAGGATTAAGGTTACAGAACACAAATTCAACTACCTTTATTCATTTCCCTGAATATGGACCTTTGGCATGGCTCTATGTCGTTCATATGAGCAGTTTTATTATCTTTTTGCTGATTGTCTATATTGTATCGCAGAAAATTGCCAATCCAAATTTCAAAAACTTCCTAAGGGGTTTTTGTCTTCATTCGTTTATTTGGCTGATTGTACCTGGTTTTTTGAATTTCTCACCCGAAACAGGAGCAATACCAAGCAGTATCGGTGTTGTCATTTTCTCGGCGGCGATTGTGCATGAGTTTATAAAGTTCAGCACAAGCCTGAAAGACAATTACTATCAATTAATGGAACGGCAGAAAAAATTGGATTATACGGGGAATTTAGCGGGAAGTTTAATTCATGAGGTGAAAAACACGAATCAAATCATCAAAGGTTTTTCAAAGTCACTGAACAAGTGTGATACCATGACAGAGCAGGAAAAAAGTTCAATGGAAATGATTCAGAAATCATCCGAACACTTGGGAAATCTGGTAAATAACTATAAAGCTTACATGAAATCTTCTGACCAGGAGATGAAAACAGAAGACTTGGAATCCATTATCGGTCAGGCTGTTGATTTTTCTTCAAGTATGAGTGAAGAAAATGATGTGGAAATTGAATTCATGAATCCCTATAAACAGTTAACTGTTTATGTGAACCGAACCAATCTGGAACAGGTTTTTATCAATTTGATTAAAAATAGTATTGAGGCAATGCCGGTGGACAGGGAGAATAGGAAAATTACGATTTCCACCGAACTTGACAACGGAATGATTATAATCCATTTGCGGGATACCGGGAAGGGGATAAATCCGGAGAATTGGCAGAGCGTTTTTGACCCGTTTATTTCATTTGGTGATCGGGGTATGGGCATGGGTCTGCCTTTCGTAAAAAAGACGATTATCGAACATTTGGGGAATGTTCAGATTATAGAAAGTTCACCAGAAGGAACGCACTTTCAAATCGAACTCCCGCTGAATGGAGCACTGAATATGAATTAA
- the fabF gene encoding beta-ketoacyl-ACP synthase II, protein MKRRVVVTGTGVVSPLGNDVETLWDNVKKGKSGIKRLESEEYSDISTKIAGYIDDFHPEKYLETKEIKKYDLFTQYGYAAAMQALQQSELNLETVDKDRVGVYIGSGTGGLQTLLSNHKTMLEKGTRRVSPFLIPTMINNMAAGLVAIKTGFRGPSFATVSACATSNHAIGEAYLNIAHGYSDAILAGGAEATITPLYFAGFSKMRAMSTKNETPEAASRPFDQKRDGFVMSEGAGVLFLEEYEHAKERGAPILGEIIGYGSTTDAYHITEPDYQGAAKAMKLAIERGEVEPEDIDYINTHGTSTPAGDISETKAIKEVFGEYSYHLKASSTKSMVGHMFGAAGGVEAIITLKSMAENVFPPTINLEHSAPECDLDYVANIALEGSINIALSNGFGFGGHNAVVAFKKYFI, encoded by the coding sequence TTGAAGCGAAGAGTTGTTGTAACTGGAACAGGTGTTGTTTCGCCATTGGGAAATGATGTGGAAACACTGTGGGATAATGTTAAAAAGGGAAAGTCCGGGATTAAGCGGCTTGAATCCGAAGAATATAGTGACATCAGCACAAAAATTGCCGGCTATATTGATGATTTCCATCCGGAAAAGTATTTGGAAACAAAGGAAATTAAAAAATATGATTTGTTTACACAATATGGGTATGCTGCTGCGATGCAAGCATTGCAGCAGTCAGAACTCAATTTGGAAACAGTGGATAAGGACCGCGTCGGCGTCTATATTGGTTCCGGCACAGGGGGTCTGCAGACACTGTTAAGTAATCATAAAACGATGCTGGAAAAAGGAACAAGACGGGTATCACCCTTCTTAATTCCAACGATGATTAATAATATGGCTGCTGGTCTGGTTGCGATCAAAACCGGGTTCCGCGGGCCAAGTTTCGCGACTGTATCTGCTTGTGCAACGAGTAACCACGCCATTGGAGAAGCATATTTAAATATCGCGCATGGTTATTCGGATGCGATTTTGGCAGGCGGAGCGGAGGCTACTATCACACCACTATATTTTGCTGGTTTTTCAAAGATGCGTGCCATGTCAACTAAGAATGAGACACCTGAAGCAGCATCACGTCCGTTTGACCAAAAGCGGGACGGATTTGTTATGTCAGAGGGTGCAGGTGTGTTATTTTTAGAAGAATATGAACATGCCAAGGAGCGTGGTGCGCCTATTCTCGGTGAAATTATCGGCTACGGCAGCACAACAGATGCGTATCATATTACCGAACCGGATTATCAGGGCGCTGCCAAAGCAATGAAACTGGCTATTGAACGGGGGGAAGTTGAACCGGAAGACATTGATTATATTAATACCCATGGCACCAGTACGCCGGCGGGTGATATTTCTGAGACGAAAGCGATTAAGGAGGTTTTCGGTGAGTATTCATATCACCTTAAAGCCAGTTCCACAAAATCAATGGTCGGGCATATGTTTGGGGCGGCAGGTGGTGTCGAAGCTATTATTACATTGAAAAGTATGGCAGAAAATGTTTTCCCGCCAACCATCAATCTGGAACATTCGGCCCCGGAATGTGACTTGGATTATGTAGCAAATATAGCATTGGAAGGCAGCATTAATATTGCTTTATCCAATGGTTTTGGATTTGGCGGCCATAATGCGGTTGTTGCTTTTAAAAAATATTTTATATAA
- a CDS encoding SDR family oxidoreductase, whose translation MDNLKILVAGANGQIGKHLVSIIQESDGFEAKAMIRKQEQASYFENLGAETAIVDLEGDIEPIAQAAEGVDAVVFTAGSGGHTGKDKTIMVDLDGAVKTIEATKDAGVKRFVMISSFDTTREAIQEANASFAPYVIAKNFADDWLRKTDLDYTIIHPGVLTNDKGTGQVELAEKVDRGEVPREDIASVILASLQDETTVGKEFQVVGGTTSVNEAIKLV comes from the coding sequence ATGGATAATTTGAAAATTCTTGTAGCAGGTGCAAATGGTCAAATTGGAAAGCATCTTGTGTCAATCATACAGGAAAGTGACGGTTTTGAAGCAAAGGCAATGATTCGTAAGCAGGAGCAGGCGTCTTACTTTGAAAATCTGGGTGCGGAAACGGCAATTGTGGATTTAGAAGGAGATATCGAGCCGATTGCACAAGCCGCTGAGGGCGTCGATGCAGTTGTGTTCACAGCAGGATCTGGCGGCCACACTGGAAAAGATAAAACCATTATGGTCGATTTGGATGGTGCTGTTAAAACAATTGAGGCGACTAAGGATGCAGGTGTGAAGCGCTTTGTAATGATCAGTTCGTTTGATACGACCCGTGAAGCAATTCAGGAGGCTAATGCATCCTTTGCGCCGTATGTTATTGCAAAAAATTTTGCTGATGATTGGCTGCGCAAGACAGATTTGGATTATACAATTATTCATCCTGGCGTACTGACAAATGATAAAGGAACCGGTCAGGTGGAACTGGCGGAAAAAGTGGATCGTGGCGAGGTTCCAAGAGAAGATATAGCAAGTGTTATTCTTGCCAGCTTGCAGGATGAAACTACGGTCGGAAAGGAATTTCAGGTTGTCGGCGGAACTACATCTGTCAATGAAGCAATAAAATTAGTTTAA
- a CDS encoding LLM class flavin-dependent oxidoreductase, which translates to MKYGFWLPIFGGWLRNVEDEQMPPTFDYAKEAIQSAEKWGFDTTLIAELYLNDIKGTDKDSLEAWSTAAALAAVTEKIEIMAAVRPLFHNPAVTAKMTSNIDHISNGRFTLNIVSGWWAEEAKQYGGAFTEHNERYDRTSEFIEVLKGLWTEETFSYDGSFYNIEDTKLSPKPVQRPNPVLYAGGESKKGKQVITSLCDAYILHGHTVEEAAEKISGMKARRKDAGREPFRSIGMAAYVICRDTEEEAQKELKRITTVKDTSGYVGFKDFTSKSELEQQIQLQDYSVSNRGLRPNLVGTPRQIAEQILAFEEAGVDLLLLQSSPQLEELERFSKQVMPKVEELRAALPKK; encoded by the coding sequence ATGAAGTATGGTTTTTGGCTGCCGATTTTTGGCGGGTGGCTTCGCAATGTTGAGGATGAACAGATGCCGCCAACATTTGATTATGCAAAAGAAGCAATTCAATCAGCAGAAAAATGGGGATTTGATACAACCTTAATTGCTGAACTTTACTTGAATGATATTAAAGGTACGGACAAAGATTCGCTGGAGGCATGGTCAACGGCGGCAGCTTTGGCAGCAGTGACCGAAAAAATTGAAATTATGGCGGCTGTCCGTCCGTTGTTTCATAACCCGGCTGTGACGGCAAAAATGACCTCGAATATTGATCACATCAGTAATGGACGTTTCACCTTAAATATCGTTTCCGGCTGGTGGGCCGAAGAGGCGAAACAATATGGCGGGGCTTTTACGGAACATAATGAACGGTATGATCGGACAAGCGAATTTATTGAGGTTTTAAAAGGGTTATGGACCGAGGAGACGTTCTCCTATGACGGGAGTTTTTACAATATTGAAGATACGAAGCTTTCACCAAAACCCGTGCAACGTCCGAATCCTGTTTTATATGCAGGTGGTGAAAGTAAAAAGGGCAAGCAAGTTATTACGTCGCTTTGTGATGCCTATATCCTTCATGGACATACGGTTGAAGAGGCTGCAGAAAAGATTTCCGGCATGAAGGCACGCAGAAAGGATGCCGGACGTGAGCCATTCCGGAGTATTGGAATGGCAGCATATGTGATTTGCCGTGATACAGAGGAAGAAGCTCAGAAAGAATTAAAACGAATTACCACAGTAAAAGACACAAGTGGCTATGTCGGGTTCAAGGACTTCACATCCAAATCGGAACTTGAACAGCAGATTCAGTTACAGGATTACTCGGTATCCAATCGGGGGCTGCGTCCGAATCTCGTTGGTACGCCTAGGCAAATCGCTGAACAGATCTTAGCTTTTGAAGAAGCTGGAGTGGATCTCTTGTTGTTACAAAGTTCGCCGCAATTGGAGGAACTGGAACGTTTCTCCAAGCAGGTTATGCCTAAAGTGGAAGAACTGCGCGCTGCTTTGCCAAAAAAATAA
- a CDS encoding ATP-grasp domain-containing protein — MNKIYVIHENSEWTEHLTNRLEELNLPYEEWNLSDGMVDLTSEPPEGIFYSRMSASSHTRGNQFAPELTSAVLAWLEQHGRVVINGSRVLQLEVSKVLQYLELEKYGIKTPKTIAAIGKAEILQAAEKFDGKKFITKHNRAGKGLGVQLFNSIEALKSYIEGDSFEEPVDGITLLQEYIESPQSFITRCEFIGGKFLYAVRVDTSEGFELCPADACSLDDMSCPAGDESSKPSKFQVREGFDHPIIEKYERVLAANDIKIAGIEFIEDQDGTIFTYDINTNTNYNSEAEAKSGQYGMLEVAKYLGEELEKLKVAVQV; from the coding sequence ATGAATAAAATTTATGTCATCCATGAGAATAGCGAATGGACAGAACACTTGACTAATAGATTGGAAGAATTAAATCTGCCATATGAAGAATGGAATCTTAGTGATGGGATGGTTGACCTTACTTCCGAGCCGCCTGAGGGGATATTTTACAGCCGGATGAGTGCTTCATCCCATACGCGGGGTAACCAGTTTGCTCCGGAGTTAACCAGTGCGGTGCTTGCATGGCTGGAACAGCATGGAAGAGTAGTGATTAATGGCAGCCGTGTGCTTCAGCTGGAAGTGAGTAAGGTGTTGCAGTATCTTGAGCTTGAAAAGTACGGCATCAAGACACCCAAGACAATTGCTGCGATCGGCAAAGCCGAGATTCTTCAGGCGGCGGAAAAATTTGATGGGAAGAAATTTATTACCAAACATAATCGCGCCGGCAAAGGATTGGGAGTACAGCTGTTTAACTCAATAGAGGCATTAAAAAGCTACATTGAGGGAGATAGTTTTGAGGAACCAGTCGACGGTATTACATTGCTTCAGGAATATATCGAGTCACCCCAGTCATTTATTACACGTTGCGAGTTTATCGGTGGTAAGTTTCTTTATGCAGTGCGGGTCGACACATCAGAAGGATTTGAACTATGCCCTGCTGATGCATGCAGCCTTGATGACATGTCTTGCCCGGCAGGTGACGAAAGTTCTAAGCCCTCTAAATTCCAGGTCAGGGAAGGATTCGATCATCCGATTATTGAAAAATATGAACGTGTCCTGGCAGCAAATGATATTAAAATTGCCGGCATCGAATTTATCGAGGATCAGGATGGTACTATTTTCACCTATGATATTAATACGAACACCAATTACAACAGTGAAGCGGAGGCAAAAAGTGGACAGTATGGAATGCTTGAAGTTGCCAAGTATTTAGGGGAGGAACTTGAAAAATTGAAGGTTGCTGTTCAGGTATAA